CTGACAGGCACGGGCCGCCGGGACCGGCCGGCCCCGCCGCACCCCTGAGGCATGATGCCGTCCATGAGCACCCCCACCCCCAGCGCCCCGCCCATCCGGGTCCTGATCGCCGACGACCAGATGATGGTCCGCACCGGCTTCCGGTTCTTCCTGGACGCGCAGCCCGACATCACCGTGGCCGGTGAGGCCGCCGACGGCGAGGAGGCGGTGGCGCTGGCCCGCCGGCTGCGGCCGGACGTGTGCCTGCTGGACATCCGGATGCCGAAGCTGGACGGCCTGGCCGCGACCCGGCTGCTGGCCGGGCCGGAGGTGACCGACCCGCTGCGGGTGGTGGTGGTCACCACCTTCGACCTGGACGAGTACGTGTACGGGGCGCTGCGCGGCGGTGCCTGCGGCTTTCTGCTGAAGGACTCCGGGCCGACGCTGCTGGCGGAGGCGGTCCGTGCCGCCGCGGCCGGTGACTCGCTGGTCTCCCCGTCGGTCACCGTACGGCTGCTCAGGCACCTGACGGAGCCCGAGCGCACGGCCCGGCCCGCCCCGGTGACGGAGCCGCTGACCGACCGGGAACTGGACGTCGTCCGGCTGGTCGCGGTCGGCCGGACCAACGCCGAGATCGCAGCCGGGCTGTACGTCTCCCTGTCCACGGTGAAGACGCACCTGTCCAGCGTGCAGCTGAAGCTGGCGGCGCGGAACCGGGTCGAGATCGCGGCCTGGGCGTGGCGGCACGGATACGTCCGCCCGGGCAGCTGAGTTACAGGCCGAGGACGCGGGAGACGGTCCGCAGCACGCCGTTGTCTTTGTTGGACGGGGCGAGGTGGCGGGCCCGGCGTACGACCTCCGGGTGGGCGTTCGCCATGGCGAAGGACCAGTCGGCGGCGTCGAGCATCTCCAGGTCGTTGAGGTAGTCGCCGAAGACCATGGTCTGCGCGGGTGTGATGCCGAGCGCCCGCTGGAGGCCGCGCAGCGCGGTGCCCTTGTTGGCGGTGCGGTTCATCACGTCCACCCAGTGCTCGCCGGAGACGACGACCTGGTGGGTACCGGCGAACGCGTCGAGGGCGGGGGCGGTGGAGTGCTCGGCGGCTCCGAAATCGAACAGCGCGACCTTGATCACGTCGTCGTCGACGGCGGTGAGATCCTCGACGATCCGGTGCTCGACGTAGTACTTGCGCACCTCCGTGAGGAACGCCTCGTCGGTCCGCTCGACGTAGGCGGCCCGCTTGCCGCACACCACGGCACCGACGTCCACGCCGCCGGCGACCAGCCGCCGTACCGTCCGCGCGATGTCCGCGGGCACGGACGGCTCGAGGGTGTCGGAGCTCAGCTCCACGCCGTCGCGGACCACGTACGTGCCGTTCTCCGCGATGAACACCATGCCCTCGGCGACCTCGGCGAACTGCCGTGCCAGGGTGGCGTACTGGCGGCCGCTCGCCGGACTGAACAGCACGCCCCGCCGACGCAGTTCGGTGAGCATGGGCCACAGCCCGTCGGGGATCCGCTGGGCGTCGTCCAGCAGCGTGCCGTCCATGTCGGTGA
Above is a genomic segment from Streptomyces fodineus containing:
- a CDS encoding response regulator codes for the protein MSTPTPSAPPIRVLIADDQMMVRTGFRFFLDAQPDITVAGEAADGEEAVALARRLRPDVCLLDIRMPKLDGLAATRLLAGPEVTDPLRVVVVTTFDLDEYVYGALRGGACGFLLKDSGPTLLAEAVRAAAAGDSLVSPSVTVRLLRHLTEPERTARPAPVTEPLTDRELDVVRLVAVGRTNAEIAAGLYVSLSTVKTHLSSVQLKLAARNRVEIAAWAWRHGYVRPGS
- a CDS encoding Cof-type HAD-IIB family hydrolase; amino-acid sequence: MPATPAPLLDVPGLPAGPADIRLIVTDMDGTLLDDAQRIPDGLWPMLTELRRRGVLFSPASGRQYATLARQFAEVAEGMVFIAENGTYVVRDGVELSSDTLEPSVPADIARTVRRLVAGGVDVGAVVCGKRAAYVERTDEAFLTEVRKYYVEHRIVEDLTAVDDDVIKVALFDFGAAEHSTAPALDAFAGTHQVVVSGEHWVDVMNRTANKGTALRGLQRALGITPAQTMVFGDYLNDLEMLDAADWSFAMANAHPEVVRRARHLAPSNKDNGVLRTVSRVLGL